The following proteins come from a genomic window of Candidatus Leptovillus gracilis:
- a CDS encoding DUF4332 domain-containing protein, with translation MFQDFQFSGLVLCYGPLAFVILGFIGFAFLTDKNARRTYLRIPERGKQGSEQQEVVAQTPAGLVVKLTPTAAAAPIAAKPDDLQRIEGVGPKISQVLAAAGIRTYADVATKSADELKVVLDAAGITGITDPTSWPQQARLLLRGDYAALEVLQNQLRGGKYQ, from the coding sequence ATGTTTCAAGATTTTCAGTTTTCTGGCCTTGTCCTTTGTTACGGACCATTGGCGTTTGTCATATTAGGGTTTATTGGCTTCGCCTTTCTCACCGACAAAAACGCCCGGCGCACATATCTTCGGATTCCTGAGCGGGGCAAACAAGGTAGTGAGCAGCAAGAAGTCGTGGCGCAGACGCCAGCAGGCCTGGTTGTTAAGTTGACGCCAACGGCCGCCGCCGCCCCAATCGCCGCAAAACCAGATGATCTGCAACGCATTGAAGGCGTTGGTCCCAAAATCAGCCAGGTCCTGGCGGCGGCGGGAATTCGTACCTATGCGGACGTGGCGACAAAATCGGCCGATGAATTGAAGGTGGTCCTGGATGCGGCCGGCATCACCGGCATCACCGATCCGACCTCCTGGCCGCAGCAGGCGCGGTTGCTGCTGCGCGGTGATTACGCGGCTTTAGAGGTATTACAGAATCAATTGAGGGGTGGGAAGTACCAATAA
- a CDS encoding alpha/beta hydrolase yields MTLEPQTLATPTVPPTAVKIRKRTLTLDHPQGPLVVDMWEPLQPTENVPILLVHGWGGSGSYWQLTAQALGKSTQVIVPDLLGTGRSQPVRKAQNMFDQVESLAFILDHFKIDRVQLVGHSMGSAMALLLTEAYPERIDRLILTSLCFFMTETEAQIFKAAMFMFRFAFGFRHTRLAALPMFSKMMARRYFYRVPKDNKLVQQGFVDFMELDAATAIACANNATSPAIEAAGAKIQIPTLLIPCRQDQVMPVANVGYTASIIPNCQIRWIDKCGHLPMVEKPQEYHTIVRDFLQLD; encoded by the coding sequence ATGACGCTCGAACCGCAAACATTGGCGACACCCACCGTTCCACCAACGGCCGTTAAAATTAGAAAACGGACGCTGACGTTGGATCACCCACAAGGTCCGCTGGTTGTGGATATGTGGGAACCACTCCAACCCACTGAAAATGTACCCATTTTATTGGTGCATGGTTGGGGCGGTTCAGGCAGTTATTGGCAGCTAACTGCCCAGGCGCTGGGTAAATCTACCCAGGTGATTGTGCCGGACTTATTAGGTACAGGGCGTTCGCAGCCGGTGCGTAAAGCACAGAATATGTTCGACCAGGTGGAATCCCTGGCCTTCATCTTGGACCACTTTAAGATAGATCGGGTTCAATTGGTCGGGCATTCCATGGGCAGCGCGATGGCTTTGCTGCTGACCGAAGCGTACCCGGAACGTATTGACCGGCTGATACTCACCTCGCTCTGCTTTTTCATGACCGAGACTGAAGCCCAGATATTCAAAGCGGCGATGTTTATGTTTCGCTTTGCGTTCGGCTTTCGCCACACACGGTTGGCAGCGCTGCCTATGTTCTCCAAGATGATGGCCCGCCGCTACTTTTACCGGGTTCCAAAGGATAACAAGCTGGTACAGCAAGGCTTTGTGGATTTTATGGAGTTAGATGCAGCTACGGCTATAGCTTGCGCCAACAACGCCACCTCTCCGGCCATCGAAGCTGCTGGCGCCAAAATTCAGATACCCACCTTACTAATTCCCTGCCGTCAGGACCAGGTTATGCCTGTCGCCAACGTAGGTTACACGGCCAGCATCATTCCCAACTGCCAGATTCGTTGGATAGACAAATGTGGCCATTTGCCCATGGTGGAAAAACCACAGGAATACCACACCATCGTGCGTGACTTTTTGCAGTTAGACTAA
- a CDS encoding chlorophyllide a reductase iron protein subunit X produces the protein MTARMLAIYGKGGIGKSFTTSNLTARLAFDGYRVLQLGCDPKHDSCNTIFDGHSLPTLGEVWRSFKERNAEDQIEVGDVIFRNELAPGVPIFGCEIGGPDVGRGCGGQGISHGFKVLERLGMNRWQIDYVVMDFLGDVVCGGFATPLARSLAEEVIIVVGHDRQSLYAANNIAQAARYFQSMGGSTQILGLIVNRDDGSDTADRYAAATGLPILTRVPLNHQVRVLADACKLALGVNEFDAIFRDLAGRINRREIPPCTDYKPLEYDEFLAVFNAQEPEGRPYSATAADLFSENNYVPEPFLTELTLMPVRQVHVTDPIQLKVQEMMEAIGIHVTGLDRDQEEGITVTSGATEIRLGQPADLTNKVAFLSALARTGQSFSLIDIRYADAPSYY, from the coding sequence ATGACTGCTCGCATGTTGGCGATTTATGGTAAGGGGGGAATCGGGAAAAGTTTTACCACTTCCAATCTAACCGCACGCCTGGCCTTCGACGGTTATCGCGTCTTGCAGCTTGGCTGCGATCCCAAACATGATTCGTGCAACACCATTTTCGACGGGCACTCGCTGCCCACATTGGGCGAAGTGTGGCGCAGCTTCAAAGAACGCAACGCTGAAGATCAAATAGAAGTCGGCGACGTGATTTTCCGTAACGAACTGGCTCCTGGCGTGCCCATCTTTGGCTGCGAAATCGGCGGCCCGGACGTGGGGCGCGGCTGCGGCGGCCAGGGTATCTCCCACGGCTTCAAAGTGCTGGAGCGCCTGGGCATGAACCGCTGGCAGATAGACTATGTTGTCATGGACTTTCTGGGTGACGTGGTGTGTGGCGGTTTTGCCACCCCACTGGCCCGTTCCCTGGCGGAAGAAGTCATTATCGTTGTCGGCCATGACCGGCAGTCGCTGTATGCGGCCAACAACATCGCCCAGGCGGCGCGCTATTTCCAATCTATGGGTGGTTCCACGCAAATACTTGGTTTGATCGTCAATCGGGATGATGGCTCCGATACCGCCGACCGTTACGCCGCGGCCACCGGGCTGCCCATTCTGACCCGTGTGCCGCTGAATCATCAGGTGCGCGTTCTGGCCGACGCCTGTAAACTGGCCCTGGGCGTCAATGAGTTCGACGCCATTTTCCGTGACCTGGCCGGCCGGATCAATCGGCGCGAGATTCCACCCTGCACCGATTACAAGCCGCTGGAATATGATGAATTTCTGGCTGTGTTTAACGCGCAGGAACCAGAGGGACGGCCGTATTCCGCCACCGCCGCCGACTTGTTCAGCGAAAACAACTACGTTCCCGAACCTTTCCTGACCGAGTTGACCCTGATGCCGGTGCGCCAGGTTCACGTAACAGACCCCATCCAGCTAAAAGTCCAGGAAATGATGGAAGCCATCGGCATCCATGTCACCGGCCTGGATCGGGACCAGGAAGAAGGCATTACCGTCACCTCTGGGGCGACCGAAATCCGCCTGGGTCAACCGGCCGACCTGACAAACAAGGTGGCTTTCTTATCTGCGCTGGCCCGCACCGGTCAATCCTTTTCGTTGATTGACATTCGTTACGCGGATGCGCCGTCGTACTATTAA
- the bchF gene encoding 2-vinyl bacteriochlorophyllide hydratase, with amino-acid sequence MSTSGYTAEQLEKRNESKWTIVQAVLAPIQFLAFIISFFLVIRYLLTGNGFVIANISVLIKIGLLWLITFTGMIWEKEVFGQWFLAPQFFWEDVGNAIAMIMHNLYFWARWQDWSQQAIMTLMLVAYTTYLVNSAQFVYKGIRARKQRQATAVQPAAAQN; translated from the coding sequence ATGTCTACTTCGGGTTACACAGCAGAACAACTGGAAAAAAGAAACGAAAGCAAATGGACAATCGTCCAGGCTGTTCTGGCCCCCATCCAATTTTTAGCTTTTATCATCAGCTTTTTCCTGGTCATTCGCTATCTACTCACTGGCAACGGGTTCGTCATCGCCAACATCAGCGTCCTGATCAAAATCGGCCTGCTCTGGCTTATCACCTTCACCGGCATGATCTGGGAAAAAGAAGTCTTCGGCCAATGGTTTCTGGCCCCCCAATTTTTCTGGGAGGATGTCGGCAACGCCATTGCCATGATCATGCACAACCTGTATTTTTGGGCGCGCTGGCAGGATTGGTCACAGCAGGCCATTATGACCTTGATGCTCGTTGCCTATACCACCTATCTGGTGAACAGCGCCCAGTTTGTCTATAAAGGCATCCGCGCGCGTAAACAACGGCAGGCAACGGCCGTGCAGCCCGCCGCCGCCCAAAACTAA
- a CDS encoding zinc-binding dehydrogenase: protein MITHTQAVIIPEPGKVELSTVTLRAPGPDDVVVQTAYTSISAGTERMLLAGQMPHPMLRLPVVPGYETVGRIVELGANVPTEWHGRWVYVGGGHCYEGINAAWGGQSATLFADYKRVIPLDGVDPRQGVLLALAATALHGIDLLNLTPDSRILVLGQGPVGQLATRFAQGQGAWVASADRVTSRLAHSVGDRVVNVAAESLKEAIAEPVSVIIEATGSMEALASALPLLGNGGVILLLGYYQTLQLPYMPLFLKEAKLLTAKEWSPGDLLRCRDQIASGKLDVSSMLTHELPISDVTTAYEVALTDQDCLKLVLDWTAVQPNKKEM from the coding sequence ATGATAACCCATACCCAGGCAGTTATTATCCCCGAACCGGGGAAAGTAGAACTCAGCACAGTAACGCTGCGCGCCCCAGGACCAGATGACGTGGTGGTACAAACCGCCTACACCTCCATCAGCGCCGGGACGGAACGCATGTTGCTGGCCGGGCAAATGCCCCATCCCATGCTGCGCCTGCCGGTTGTGCCCGGTTATGAGACGGTGGGGCGCATTGTAGAACTGGGGGCCAATGTGCCGACGGAATGGCACGGCCGTTGGGTCTACGTCGGCGGCGGCCACTGCTACGAAGGCATCAACGCTGCCTGGGGCGGCCAATCCGCCACCCTGTTTGCCGACTACAAGCGCGTCATTCCTCTGGATGGCGTGGACCCACGCCAGGGCGTCCTGTTGGCGCTGGCCGCCACCGCCCTGCACGGCATAGATTTGCTAAACCTCACGCCCGACAGCCGCATCCTGGTCTTGGGCCAAGGCCCCGTCGGCCAGCTTGCCACCCGATTTGCTCAGGGGCAGGGCGCCTGGGTCGCCTCCGCCGACCGTGTAACCAGCCGCCTGGCCCATTCTGTCGGCGATAGGGTTGTCAACGTGGCCGCCGAATCGTTAAAAGAAGCCATCGCTGAACCGGTTTCAGTGATTATAGAAGCCACCGGTTCCATGGAAGCCCTGGCCAGCGCGCTGCCCCTGTTGGGCAATGGCGGCGTAATTTTGCTGCTGGGTTATTACCAGACGCTGCAGCTGCCTTACATGCCGCTTTTCCTCAAAGAAGCGAAGCTGCTAACGGCCAAAGAATGGTCGCCCGGCGATTTGCTGCGCTGCCGCGACCAGATAGCCTCCGGCAAGCTCGACGTATCATCCATGCTCACCCATGAGCTGCCTATTTCAGACGTAACCACCGCTTATGAAGTGGCCCTGACAGACCAGGACTGCTTAAAGCTTGTGTTGGATTGGACGGCCGTCCAGCCCAACAAAAAGGAGATGTGA
- the bchY gene encoding chlorophyllide a reductase subunit Y: MLESIPLKPVQTESKPCQLHPQSMCPAFGSLRVLARIEGSHPVMATDTGCLYGLTFVTHFYGARKSILAPQLGTAELMAGEIVEGTRAAIDVAAREPGCKLIPVVSLCVAETAGLPEEMLPKRVGDAEVVLVRVPAYAIHSHPEAKDVALAALLRRLGDREGPKEKKTLVLLGEVFPADPLAIDSLLRRMGVEKTITLPGRSIDDFRQAGRAGALAPLHPFYKETMAIFRSWDIPIVGGAPVGISGSYAWLKAVGSLLSLDPKLVDEVAEEERARAQAMIAAQPLSGRIFVTGYEGTELAYARLLVEAGAEVPYVSTSIGQDPLVLPDELWLRARGTQEVVYRKSLEDDVAALDKYPPDLVFGTTPFCSVAKERGIPAMYFTNQLASRPFFLSVGTAATLGFIRQTLANGERYQWMQDFFAEDVHEEAVHA; the protein is encoded by the coding sequence ATGCTGGAATCTATTCCATTAAAACCGGTACAAACGGAATCAAAACCTTGTCAGCTTCACCCGCAGAGCATGTGCCCGGCGTTTGGCTCGCTGCGTGTTTTAGCGCGCATCGAAGGCTCACATCCGGTCATGGCTACCGATACCGGCTGCTTGTACGGGCTGACGTTTGTGACCCATTTTTACGGGGCGCGCAAATCCATCCTTGCGCCGCAGTTGGGTACGGCCGAATTGATGGCCGGGGAAATTGTGGAAGGGACGCGCGCCGCGATTGACGTCGCGGCGCGGGAACCTGGGTGCAAGTTGATTCCGGTAGTTTCACTTTGCGTGGCCGAGACAGCCGGTTTGCCTGAAGAAATGCTGCCGAAGCGGGTAGGCGACGCCGAAGTTGTTCTGGTGCGCGTGCCCGCTTACGCCATTCATTCTCATCCAGAGGCCAAAGACGTGGCCCTGGCAGCCTTGCTGCGCCGCCTGGGCGACCGCGAAGGGCCAAAAGAGAAAAAGACGCTGGTTCTGCTGGGTGAAGTGTTCCCGGCCGATCCGCTGGCGATAGACAGCCTGCTGCGGCGCATGGGCGTCGAGAAAACCATCACCCTGCCCGGTCGTTCCATTGACGATTTTCGTCAGGCAGGGCGCGCTGGCGCACTGGCGCCGCTGCATCCTTTTTACAAGGAAACGATGGCCATCTTCCGCTCGTGGGATATTCCCATCGTTGGTGGTGCGCCGGTGGGCATAAGTGGTTCTTATGCCTGGTTGAAGGCGGTTGGTTCGCTGCTGTCGCTGGACCCCAAACTGGTGGATGAGGTGGCCGAGGAGGAACGCGCCAGAGCGCAGGCGATGATAGCGGCGCAGCCGCTTTCTGGCCGTATCTTTGTCACGGGGTATGAAGGCACAGAGCTGGCGTATGCCCGTTTGTTGGTGGAGGCAGGCGCGGAAGTGCCTTATGTGTCTACCTCCATCGGTCAGGACCCGCTGGTTTTGCCCGACGAGTTGTGGCTGCGGGCGCGGGGAACGCAAGAAGTAGTCTACCGCAAATCTTTGGAAGATGACGTGGCCGCGTTAGATAAATATCCACCCGACTTGGTGTTTGGCACGACCCCGTTTTGCAGTGTGGCTAAGGAACGGGGTATTCCGGCAATGTACTTTACTAATCAGTTGGCTTCACGGCCGTTTTTCCTAAGCGTGGGCACAGCGGCGACGTTGGGTTTTATCCGCCAGACGTTAGCCAACGG